The Neurospora crassa OR74A linkage group I, whole genome shotgun sequence genome segment GGGCGCTCAGTAGCGTTACTGCCTGGATTCGTGAGATGGCAGACGGCGAAGTGGACCTCAAGAGAAAATCCATCGAAGAGGGAATTGTGAAGCTTTTCTGTCACAAGGTTCCTACCATGAACGTTGCTGACGCGGAAAGTTTGAGTGCTACAGTAGTGGACTCGATGTTTGCGTCCGGTCTCTTGATTCCAGATGAGGAATGGGTCAGGTTTGGGACCGGCCACATGACAGGTGTCTTGTGGCAACTCACTGGCCATGGTTGCTACGCGCCCAAGTTGCATGAGGCCGAGGAGTCTGCTCCTAAACTTAACGATAACGGCATTCCAGTAAGGTGCTACTCGCATCACTGCGGTAGAACGCTGAAGAAGGCCAACCTGGATCACCTGCTTTCTGATGATCCCGTGGTTCAGGACTGGGCGACCTTCCATGGAGTCAAGCCGGAGGATTGCGAAAAGAAGAGCAAAAAGGAGATTGAGAGACAAAATGTTCTGCACGAGATTGTCACCAGTGAAGAGGAGTACATGGCCCAGCTCGACGTTGTTCGGCTCCTCTACAGAGATCAACTCCGCGTGCACCAGCCCCCTGTTCTTCCCAACAGCAGGAGGGACAAGTTTCTGGAAGCAGTCTTTGGTAAAGTCGATACGGTGCAGCAAATCAACAAGGACCACTTGCTTGCCCAGCTGAAGTATCGCCAACAGGAACAGGCGCCCTTCATTGTTGGGTTTAGTGACTTGTTCAGAGAGTGGATTCGCAAGGCCAGGCCCATTTACATCGAATACTGCTCGTCTTATCCGAATTCGGAGTACCTTATCCGAAAGGAAAGTAATAGGAATATTCTCTTCCGCGAGTTTCTGGGACACGTACAAAACCATAGACGGTCCAAGCGTTTGGGATGGACTACGTTTGTGAAGGCGCCCATCACACGTCTGCAAAGATATTCTTTGTTGCTCAGCACGGTTTTGAAGAACACGATTGAAGACAGTGAAGAGAAGCAGAACCTCATCAAGGCAATCGACGAGATCAGGTCAGTCACAAAGGAGTGCGATGACAGAGTTGCTGAGATGACCAAGAAGGTGTCCTTGCTTGAGCTACAACAGCAGCTAGTCCTTCGACCCGGTTTCCAATCAGTCCTCAATCTTGATCACCTTGGGAGAGAGCTTCTCAAGCAAGGCGAGCTTCAGCGACAGGGTTCCAAGGGAGTACGCTGGGTTGACACACAGGCCCTGCTGTTTGATCATTATTTCATCTTGGCCAAAGCAGTCTCAACCAAGGACGGGAGGAATGAGAAGAAATACGACGTGTCGAAAGAGGTAAGCCCTTGTGCGATATTTCACCTTGTACCCTGCTGACAATTGTGTACAGCCTATACCCATGCCACTCCTCTTCCTGGAAAGCATGCACGACGAACCTGTTACGAAACAAAAGGGTCTCGCAGCACCTCTGACCCGTACAGCAGCTACCGCTGGATCCGGGACACAGCTTAACAAGATTGCCTCTAACGGAGGCGATCGGCCCGGCCTGGAGCATTCAGCAACAAGTTCGTCTATGGGATCCCTCACCACCGTTACCCGTCTAACAAGTTCAGGTGTCGACGATGGAAAGATCATCTACCCGTTTAGGATAAAACACCTCGGCCACGAGATTTACACGCTCTACGCTTCCTCTGCCCTGGACCGCTCGGAATGGTGTAAGGCGATTGTGGACGCGAAGACAAGACACGCCGAAGCGCTACATGCACAGAACGCCGAGCCTTTCCGCTTGCGAGTTCTTTCTGACGGTGCTTTTGCGTACGATTCTTATTCAACCTTTGGTAGGCAGCCGGGCGTGCCGATTAGTGGAACACCGTTGGACAGGGCGATACGAGGAATGGAGGAGGTATACGGTAAAGGTCGCGGTCCCCCGCCGGTATGCAGAGCTCAGGTAAACTGTGCTACCGCTTTCAAATCGTTCGGCAAGTCCATCATCGCCATTGGCACGGATTATGGCGTCTACATCTCGGAAGCATCCAACCCCCGAGGCTGGACACGCTCTGTCCAGATCAGCAAGGTCACCCAGATCGCAGTCCTCGAGGACTTCTCTGTCTGCATTCTCATCTCCGACAGGTCACTCATCTCCTACCCCCTCGACGTGATCGCGCCCGTCTCCAACTTTCCGTCCCCCGTTCATGATAACCCCAGACGGGCTCCCCAGCGTCTTGCCAAAGATGTCACCTTCTTTGCCACCGCCCGCATGAAGGACCGCACCCTTCTCTTCTACAAACGCAAGGAAGGCATGCACAACACCTTCAAGGTCCTCGAGCCCGTCTTCCAAAAGGCAACCGAAAAGAAATCCCGTATCTTCGGCAGCCGCAAATTCGGCTCCGGCGCGACCGAGTCCTTCCGCGACTACGACGAATTTTACATACCCGCCGAGTGCTACTCGCTCAACTTGTTCCAAAGCTACATTGCCGTGGCCTCCGCCAAGGGCTTTGAGCTACTGACCCTCGACAAAAAAGTAACCCAGTCCATCCCGCGcgacctcaacctccccgccatcgccaacatCGCCTCCCGCATCAAGGACCAGCGGCCCTTGGGCATGTTCAAGCTCAACGACCAGGAATTCCTTCTCACCTACGAGGACTGCGCCGTCTACGTCGACAAGCACGGCGAGATCTCCCGCACTTTGATCATGGAGTACTCGGGCAAACAGAAAAAGGCCAAAGCAGCCACCATGTTTGGCCAGTACCTCCTCTTGTTCAACGAGGATTACGTCGAAGTCCGCAACGCCGAGAATGGGCGCTTGCGGCAGATCATTGCCGGCCGCGATGTAAGGTGTTTGGACTATGGGTTTAGAGGCCCCACGGGCAGTGGCCAGCAGCATGCGCAGCCGCATACTTTGTTGCAGGCGGGAGTGCTGCAGGATACTAAGGGGACGGTCAAGATTTGCATGAGTCATCCTGAGGTGCCCGGTGGACAGATTGTGTTGGAGATGTTGCTTAATGATGGGCATGCGGAGAAGGCTTAGATGGCCGGGGTGGGGAGCGATGGGgatgaggaagggaaggtggaTGGGGCGAGGTTGGGTGGGGATGGGTTGTAGATTTTGGTGGGGGATAAGCAAATGGTAATAAGTAGACTTCTGTTGGAGAACCGGGAAAGCGGGTGGTGTAGTGGTTTGATTCATACGAGTATAAAGCATGGATAATGTGACTGATTGTTGACTGATTGTTGGCTGATTGAACGATGAAAGAGCTACCAAGattctgctgttgttgttccttGTACTGTCAtgcggttttttttttttgtcctgTGTGAATTGAATATTGGGACAATGGATTGGGTTGCCTCTAGGGCGTAATGGAAATGGACGGGTTCATAAGCATACGTGGAGTCTACTTGGACAATATAacatctctctttcttcgAGTACCTCTTATTCTTGAATGAAcagttattactatatctcGATAACGGGAAAACAACTTTACCTCTCGGGATGCCcgaaggatgatgatggtaaGATAAAGACGTGTAGTGATTACAAGTAGGACACGGATATTTTAGGTTTCATAGAGACCGGTATTTTAGGCCTTGGATATCTTTTCAGCCTCTGTTCAGATTTTCTTTAGACTTTCTCCAAACTCTTTTCAAAgcctttccacttctctcTTTACCTCTTTCTTCCCATTTTTTAACATAGCTTTCTCGTCATTTCTCTCTTCATTTCTCTCGccaccttttcttctctttcttttgtaTTCCTCCTTTACCagttttatttctattaatttgtTCCGATCGCTCAGGTTATAGCTTCCATAGTGCAGTCACCGCGGTATACATACCACATTGAGTTGCCCAGCTGCCACCTTCGGTTACTTGTAGTCTTTTTGAGGAGGAACATACTATAATTGGTATAATGGTTTCCCCGCTATAACTTCTGCTCTCTGCACACCTTTACTCAAAGTCTTCTTTCCCGGAATCACTTACGAGCATTTGATGGAGGCGAAAACAGAGTACCTTGCACATAGTTCTCCACAGGAACATGCAGAATGGTGAATCTCATTCGGTGATTTTCTCGCAACGATAAACGCTCAAAAGTTCATTATCCAGCCCCAGGGCAGTACCTCGATCTTGCACTCACTTCCATACCTAAGCCCATCACACCCATTAAATCGACATCACCTACTGATTTACTTCAAAAATGGATGAGCACAAAACATAATTAAACAAAGTAAACCACATGCTGCCTTTCTCCAAACTCGTGCGTATATGCAAATGACGAGTAGGCCTAATAACCGCTGAAATGCCCATGCTGGGACAACGCTCTGCTCTGTGTGCTCTCCATACCCAAATTAAGAAACGCCTGTAAAATGCAACTGAACTCACGCTAAAATTCTTAGAATAACCAGGCCTTCTGGCTTCGGTAGAGGATTTGAAAGGTACCGGTGGCCCTGCTATATTGCGGGGGCACAAATAGCCCTCCTGGGACGAGCTTGTCTTCTATGACTGATCCTTCTGATGATTCCTGGGGTGAAGGCTCTGGGAGCCTCGCTAGCGGCGATGCCACACCCCATGGATCCTCCCCATCCGACACCAGTCCGAAAAACTGCCTTATCCGCCACTAACGGGTTTCCTTCACCTTCCTGTGATTGTCCTTTGCCAACAGTAGCGTGAGTTGGCTCTTCGATCTGCCAAAGGGAATCGTTGGAGTGGTGCTTGGAGGTGTTGGGGAGAATGCTTCGTGGAGAAGCGAGGGCGACGGCCTCGACCGGCGCGACACAAAGTCAGGTATATCTCGGGCTTCAACCAAAGACGATGTTGCTATCACGTCGGAGTCAAACTGCCCCTGAACAGTGGTGTCGGACACCTGTGTCGTGGGTTCCTCGGTCAAGGCCTGTACATTCGGAATCTCGCCGGAAAGCCTGTGAGACATTGCGTGTGGTGATGAGTAGGGGAGCTCCCCTGACATTCTTTGAGAAAACAACGGGACTCTGAGCGGCGGCCGAGGTGAGCCAACTATAGACTCTTCGGTGACACGTGTGGTGCGTGTTCTCGCTGGTGAGGGCGTGTCACTTCCACTATCATGATCAGCCACGAACCCAGCAACAGGCGCACGACGTGGCTTCTTTTCCACACTATTCCTCCTCGTAGCCTCCTGTGTCGTCGGAATATTCCGCTCACTACGAGGTAAGCTGGGAGACCGGGCAGGCATAAACCCGGAACTAACGAACAATGGTCGCCGCTCTTGGGAGCCGATAGTTACAGGTAGAATACCCCCAGAGGAAGGTCTTCGTGTAGGCCTCGCCGGCCTCTTTCCGGCTGCCTTAGCACTCGGCGCCCTCTGCTCGTCTTGGGACAATACTGAGCCACCTTGCGAGCTCCGAGAGGAATGATCTACTGACGTTGAAGCCGGCATCTCTGCTACCTTTGGGACCGGGACCTCTAACGGTGATTCTACCAAGGTCGAAGTTGGGGACGCCACTGTAATCGAGGGAGGAGACTCCTGGAAGGGTTCTTCCTCTACAGTTGGCGACTGAGTACTTTGATGAGACTGGTCTGCTGTCACCGGCACCTTACGCTGTTGGGTATTGGTCGCAGTTGATGACTGTGAACTTGTCCTACGTGGAATTACCGGCCGTCTTTTCCCTAATTTTGTATTCGCCACGACCTTTTTTCGGGCGGCTACAGGCTTGCTAGCTTTACCACCTGCAGGCGCAATAGGCAACTGCGCGGTGGGCTTTTCGGGCTTGGCTGGCGATGGAAGCGGCGGAGGTCTTATTGTAGTTGGAGATTCTGCTGTTGTTTTCGTCTTTCTCGCAGTCGGTAATGGCGGAGGTGGCATTGCTGACGGCTCTGGCACGCCCTTGGTGATGGACACACCCTCTCCGGCACGTGGTGGTGAAGCGAATCTGGCAGTATGTCGAGGTCCTGGTACGGGAGCGCTATGCTTTTTCAGGATCGGGTGTGGCGGAGGTGGCCTTGAGGAAGATGGGGTTGGTGCTTTCATTGTGACCGTAACATCACGGCCCTCTACCCTATTCTCCTCCAGTTGTTGTGTGGATGCCGGATCCTGTCCATTCGCGTTAATCTGCTCCAGAAGGGCCTTGGATCTCTGAAGATCGATTAGCATCTTTCGGCCCTAATACTTGTTGAGAAAATCACCGACCTCTAGCATTTCACGACTTCTTTTTGGGACCACGAGAGGCACATCTGTTGGACCGGTTGAGATGTCTTGATAGAGCCTGGCGAGAGTGGGACCGGAAAGCTCCCTTCTATTGCTGCCCCAAACATGCCACCAAAAGTTCTCTAGGCGGAGGTGAGTGGGATCGCCACCAAGTTTCTTGGAGATCACCGTGTATGCTAAAGATGCGCATTAGCCAGATTCTAGGGGTAAATGCTTGTATGAGTCCAAGTCTCACCGTTCCAGTAATGCCATAATACCTCTGAGGAAACGACCGACAAACTAGCCAGTTGGGTATAGACCTCAGTAGCGTTAATAATGATGCCTTGCGGCAGTACCAAATCCATGGCTGAAGGACAAGACGGGCGCAAAGGACGACGGGCACCTCAGGGTAGCCCGACGACCATTGCTTACAAGCCAAAGCTGCCGGCTTCTTTTGTGGATATCGACACTAACGCAGCAGAGCCATTGAAGACTGcttgggaaggaggggggccAGTGACGGAGGATGTCCAGGGAGGTTTGGAGTTTCTGAACGAAAGAAGTCAGAAAACATGCAAACAGATCCAGTTGGGGCACGAGACGTGAGTAAGATGGTCAGGCAAGCGCAAGGTAGCAAACAGACGGCTAAACGCGAACAGGGCAGCAGGAGACCAGCCGAAAAAGGTTAGGAAGAAGTGGTGGAAgttgagaagaagcaggGACAGTAACATGTAATGATGGGGGACATGATGTTATCTCATATTTTGGGACCTGGACATGCCGGACATGGGCAAGGACTGTGAGTCCAAGCACAGCACCACTGCTGTATTATGCTCTCGGAGTCTCGTACTTTTGCAGGCCAAGTGCCCGATGTCCGCACCCACATGCGCAGCACTGGCAACAGTGACCGGCGGCAAGCATGACAAGGTAGCTGCCCTGGCGGTGACGATCGAGCTGAGCTCAAGACAAGTGGAGGCTAGTACCGCACCACAACTGAGAACATCAATGCTCCGAAGGCTTGGGGGGCCTGGGAGCTGCCAGCTGAGCTCAgccgggtaggtaaggtagtgtAGGGTATTTACTTGATTGCAGGAATAGTGTAGTGCGGTGACGGGGGGCCGTGGCACGCGACGGAACATCACGTACCAACGCAAGTGTGTGTCTGTCTCTGCCTGTGAGGCGGGCAGATGCCGGACAGTACCGTAGGCCACCCGGGGGGGGATTTTCAAGGTGAGGCTGAGACACAAGTCTTGGGCGCGGTTTCGAAGAGGAGGGGTGTTAGAGATGGGTACCCAACGTGGTAACGTCGCTGGTGCGAGGCCGCTGAGATGCTCCGAgtactagaggtagaagTAGAAACAGCGAGGAAGTTCCGGGCCACGGCATATCCGGGTCATATCAACCCGACCACCAGCTGCACTGTTGTTAGGCTGCGAGGGCGCCGCGTGCTCATTCCAAGTTGGTGTTATGTGCCCGTTGGCGTGTGTGTTTAGGTGTGTGTACCTAAAAGGTAAGTACTGTAGTCAGCTGAGGTTGAAAGAACTAAGTGAACGAAGTGTGAAAAGTTCAACAAAGTCAGCCCAGCGAAGGAACGAGGGGAAGCAGGTGCGGTTAGGTTATGAATGGAtagaggtaagtacctacctcatgaacaaagtggaagaagcagCATCATGTGTCTCGTCCAGGGAAGGCACGTCTGCTGCGCTAGGGCTCCAGGATCTGGGGCCTGGACTGATGCTCGGCTACGTCCGGGTATGTACCTACCATACTAGACTACCTTGGAGGTGACTGAAGGTGCAAGGTTGAAGTCTCTGGCAGAcaggggggggaggagcgCTTCCTGTTGGTGCGCTGGGCACGCAAGGGAACATTGAGTACTAACAGAAGGTTTGCTAAACACAGTGTTACAGTGTTAGTGTCATCGCGGATGCTGAAATAGGTGTTGAGGCCCGGGCTCCACTACCTCTTGGTACCCAGTGGTTCTAGACAACTTCAGTTGAAATGATGCAGATGAGATCCGGGCCTGGttgttcctcttccttttcacCCTCAAATCTCGCCGTGCATTAGGTTTATTCATCACCGGATTTCTGATTTTTATCCCAAGCTCGTAAGTCCCAAGGCGACACGGGTAGGTATGGACTCCCATGTTTCCCAAACAACAAGATATCCCCACATGGCATACCAAGGAGTCAATTCAGGTGGCAGGTGACAGATCGACTGCCCTGACTTGTGACAGGGGGGGCATGCTATAGCTGTTGTAACCGTAGAGCAGCTTCCCTGAGCAGCCCGGTACGTAACCCCGAACTGGCTCTGGCCATCCAGGTTCTCACTCTTGCACTTTGTCATCGAGTCTTTTCCTCGGTTCTTGTGTGCCCACCTCTGAGAAGGAGTACCGACATCAGCATTGGTCCTTTTCCCTTGAGTTATTCTTGTTGTCCTCTTGATGGGATTACAAACGAATcaagatgtcgtcgtcgcccaCTGCAGCCTAGCTCGCTCAGCTCTACTCCCCCCTCGCGCCTCCAGTCCCCCACGTCTTCCTCCCTTCGGATAGATGGTAACCATCCAACACCCGGCTTCTCATGGTCCCGAGATCGAGGTAACTTTGGCAGAACAAGACACGTGGGTTACAGACCAGGCTGATCATTTCCACCGGCGGTAGCCTGTATCACTGATTTACCTCTACTAGCCTACGGGGTTGAAGGGAAAGTTGTGACGGAGTCTAACCCCCACACTCTCCCTCGTCCCTCTGGCATCCATGTCATACCACTGAAGGAGGCATCACATCCTACAGCAGTAACAGCCTGCCACACCAAAAAGGCCTTCTGTTACATTCGGTCTAGAAAACGTTCGGTACCTGGCGGCTAGACTTTCATTTGTCGCCCACAGCCAGCTACATATCAACACACGACCTGCCTTCCTTTCTCGGCTTCACGATCAGTCATATCgtccttccctcttccacGGGACTGTCCAACGGGGTTGCCCAAGACATGCCGTCTCGTATCCTTTCCCGTCTTGTCTCGCCCAGCTGACTTGCAAGTCGTAGCACAAAGTGCAACAAACCCATGTATGGCTACCTAGCGGCCTAGCCCTTCACGACCACAAACAAGCTGCTTGGATATGTGGAAAGTTGTGCTTCAAAAAAGTGCAGCCGCACTCTCTGGTGACTGATCTGCCGTTTGCGGGGAGGGACGGAGACGGGGACGTTACCCTTCCTTCCACCCAACGGATAACGGGTCGAGACGGCCACCAATCACGGGGGCTTCGCGGGTCGTGTGACCCAGATCACGGATCCAAGGGTCAGAAAACACAACCACACCTCGTTTTCAACTACATAGATCCAGCCCATTGGTAGGAAAAGGATTGACTTTGGCATGATATGATCAGCCAAGCACGCGGGAATCTTCGCAACAACTCTTGTATGAGACGGATTTTCTACCTATCGACAACGGTTGTTGTGCCGTAAGTCATCGTGAGCCGCAAGAAGCCAAGACATGGTATGAGATAAAGCGGGGGATGGAGAGACAATGTGACATGCCATCCATACCAACCTTCTCAGCCATCTGGGTTCACGATAACGACACTTGCTTTACGTTTACTCGTTCCTGCctcgaagaaagaaagacgTTCTGACTTTTGCCACCGGCCAGTCTTCCAGCCCTCGCTACTTGCAAGATGGCTTCCTCTCGCATGTCTGGGAGCCCTATCAGAGGCGTCCGTTGGGCTTTTACATCCCGCCATCAATTCCATCCTGTGCCATGCTGTGGAATTTGAGCTCAGCTATGGATCTCCGATCAGCTGCTTGCCTTCCCCTCTGCCTATCACACCGCCAACCGAGCGCGGCTCAATTACACTTTTtgttttcctccttcttttctttgggAGTTGGAAAGCTGGAAACATTGGTGTGTCGAGATCATGTTATGCCTGTGGTCAGATTTTGGTTTGGCCATCGTCACTGGCTCCTGGTCCAGATAGATGTCACAAGTCAT includes the following:
- the rgf3 gene encoding rho guanyl nucleotide exchange factor, translating into MSFRGDDSRRYGHVPPAQYPVAGAAQDNSNSPYPPQRRMSFNTGDDAAMFDPSAARQQPAIYTGVPVVGRAEEELFLGSPTSQDAPAAQNRLSYKSQHIAMAGYQHQYQAQTSAPPPAPAHSTYNPQAFARTQSTSLPYHPAPASRYGAPTSPTYAPTPTTYTPPAYNPAAYANTNTATPQRHSSVASVASSGYNGYTYGYTSPGIPQSGFGQSPQSATAPSISSYEPARSPQYPPSSATATSPQYDQSYPPANAYNTQQYYGSYPVNASGMAYNTMTSQAPYPTAHAQMPAGPSYASADHAAFSGRNSRSDSQVSAPSPPPHSQAPGGLTRHPTNAPLPSRPMDDLPEHHSWGPNGQSNELQTQDALFGDIISEVEPRQYRGVNGNISEDDQGLHRYSSTASTNVGSAAAVHRYPSNASTVNRNDIPDTYPNTYDYDDDESDPEGAAGLLAMQEDMDDRRFGFGGISFPTYMEPPAAQQQTSPTHPIQPPGHQRELPPPPEEQGTESDFGGMDLGLYGGGYAGNLHYGNEVGSPPATSAHFDQGPRPLPYPQNTGSEYAPFSQAAVDYGGTGGLQAPQTHRLSFDEGDEHVSIHSRHSGSDSPTKEEYPDMFYHPGISNRPLPAVPPLGESRPVLSVVPPSRVASQQGYNMDVNQRLMYDQQGQAAVERSISLSSHSNTPPVHTPARSRTDAAEERRRALKHANQHHSHLSHHSVSQDGYDSGTPTSLAAYDMITLPGRKRKFIPSKLTATEIKRCAEPWALSSVTAWIREMADGEVDLKRKSIEEGIVKLFCHKVPTMNVADAESLSATVVDSMFASGLLIPDEEWVRFGTGHMTGVLWQLTGHGCYAPKLHEAEESAPKLNDNGIPVRCYSHHCGRTLKKANLDHLLSDDPVVQDWATFHGVKPEDCEKKSKKEIERQNVLHEIVTSEEEYMAQLDVVRLLYRDQLRVHQPPVLPNSRRDKFLEAVFGKVDTVQQINKDHLLAQLKYRQQEQAPFIVGFSDLFREWIRKARPIYIEYCSSYPNSEYLIRKESNRNILFREFLGHVQNHRRSKRLGWTTFVKAPITRLQRYSLLLSTVLKNTIEDSEEKQNLIKAIDEIRSVTKECDDRVAEMTKKVSLLELQQQLVLRPGFQSVLNLDHLGRELLKQGELQRQGSKGVRWVDTQALLFDHYFILAKAVSTKDGRNEKKYDVSKEPIPMPLLFLESMHDEPVTKQKGLAAPLTRTAATAGSGTQLNKIASNGGDRPGLEHSATSSSMGSLTTVTRLTSSGVDDGKIIYPFRIKHLGHEIYTLYASSALDRSEWCKAIVDAKTRHAEALHAQNAEPFRLRVLSDGAFAYDSYSTFGRQPGVPISGTPLDRAIRGMEEVYGKGRGPPPVCRAQVNCATAFKSFGKSIIAIGTDYGVYISEASNPRGWTRSVQISKVTQIAVLEDFSVCILISDRSLISYPLDVIAPVSNFPSPVHDNPRRAPQRLAKDVTFFATARMKDRTLLFYKRKEGMHNTFKVLEPVFQKATEKKSRIFGSRKFGSGATESFRDYDEFYIPAECYSLNLFQSYIAVASAKGFELLTLDKKVTQSIPRDLNLPAIANIASRIKDQRPLGMFKLNDQEFLLTYEDCAVYVDKHGEISRTLIMEYSGKQKKAKAATMFGQYLLLFNEDYVEVRNAENGRLRQIIAGRDVRCLDYGFRGPTGSGQQHAQPHTLLQAGVLQDTKGTVKICMSHPEVPGGQIVLEMLLNDGHAEKA
- the rgf3 gene encoding rho guanyl nucleotide exchange factor, variant, whose amino-acid sequence is MSFRGDDSRRYGHVPPAQYPVAGAAQDNSNSPYPPQRRMSFNTGDDAAMFDPSAARQQPAIYTGVPVVGRAEEELFLGSPTSQDAPAAQNRLSYKSQHIAMAGYQHQYQAQTSAPPPAPAHSTYNPQAFARTQSTSLPYHPAPASRYGAPTSPTYAPTPTTYTPPAYNPAAYANTNTATPQRHSSVASVASSGYNGYTYGYTSPGIPQSGFGQSPQSATAPSISSYEPARSPQYPPSSATATSPQYDQSYPPANAYNTQQYYGSYPVNASGMAYNTMTSQAPYPTAHAQMPAGPSYASADHAAFSGRNSRSDSQVSAPSPPPHSQAPGGLTRHPTNAPLPSRPMDDLPEHHSWGPNGQSNELQTQDALFGDIISEVEPRQYRGVNGNISEDDQGLHRYSSTASTNVGSAAAVHRYPSNASTVNRNDIPDTYPNTYDYDDDESDPEGAAGLLAMQEDMDDRRFGFGGISFPTYMEPPAAQQQTSPTHPIQPPGHQRELPPPPEEQGTESDFGGMDLGLYGGGYAGNLHYGNEVGSPPATSAHFDQGPRPLPYPQNTGSEYAPFSQAAVDYGGTGGLQAPQTHRLSFDEGDEHVSIHSRHSGSDSPTKEEYPDMFYHPGISNRPLPAVPPLGESRPVLSVVPPSRVASQQGYNMDVNQRLMYDQQGQAAVERSISLSSHSNTPPVHTPARSRTDAAEERRRALKHANQHHSHLSHHSVSQDGYDSGTPTSLAAYDMITLPGRKRKFIPSKLTATEIKRCAEPWALSSVTAWIREMADGEVDLKRKSIEEGIVKLFCHKVPTMNVADAESLSATVVDSMFASGLLIPDEEWVRFGTGHMTGVLWQLTGHGCYAPKLHEAEESAPKLNDNGIPVRCYSHHCGRTLKKANLDHLLSDDPVVQDWATFHGVKPEDCEKKSKKEIERQNVLHEIVTSEEEYMAQLDVVRLLYRDQLRVHQPPVLPNSRRDKFLEAVFGKVDTVQQINKDHLLAQLKYRQQEQAPFIVGFSDLFREWIRKARPIYIEYCSSYPNSEYLIRKESNRNILFREFLGHVQNHRRSKRLGWTTFVKAPITRLQRYSLLLSTVLKNTIEDSEEKQNLIKAIDEIRSVTKECDDRVAEMTKKVSLLELQQQLVLRPGFQSVLNLDHLGRELLKQGELQRQGSKGVRWVDTQALLFDHYFILAKAVSTKDGRNEKKYDVSKEPIPMPLLFLESMHDEPVTKQKGLAAPLTRTAATAGSGTQLNKIASNGGDRPGLEHSATSVDDGKIIYPFRIKHLGHEIYTLYASSALDRSEWCKAIVDAKTRHAEALHAQNAEPFRLRVLSDGAFAYDSYSTFGRQPGVPISGTPLDRAIRGMEEVYGKGRGPPPVCRAQVNCATAFKSFGKSIIAIGTDYGVYISEASNPRGWTRSVQISKVTQIAVLEDFSVCILISDRSLISYPLDVIAPVSNFPSPVHDNPRRAPQRLAKDVTFFATARMKDRTLLFYKRKEGMHNTFKVLEPVFQKATEKKSRIFGSRKFGSGATESFRDYDEFYIPAECYSLNLFQSYIAVASAKGFELLTLDKKVTQSIPRDLNLPAIANIASRIKDQRPLGMFKLNDQEFLLTYEDCAVYVDKHGEISRTLIMEYSGKQKKAKAATMFGQYLLLFNEDYVEVRNAENGRLRQIIAGRDVRCLDYGFRGPTGSGQQHAQPHTLLQAGVLQDTKGTVKICMSHPEVPGGQIVLEMLLNDGHAEKA